One genomic window of Trichomycterus rosablanca isolate fTriRos1 chromosome 1, fTriRos1.hap1, whole genome shotgun sequence includes the following:
- the LOC134324546 gene encoding uncharacterized protein LOC134324546, giving the protein MNVFSCRTVPSDEDEPHRQVNEPEKKVKKRKWWQRRQKVEMQDVEGEKGNEVMVERESEGLENQVTHVEEQMVLENQTEKLEEQVVLENQIQNLEKQVAQESQMDKLDEQAVLEDQKLVKKIVLVIEIVMKEVEVQVAPLYPMSNLENKMVLKNQAQRLEKQVVLLDPMPNLEDKMVLKNQAQRLEKQVVLLDPMPNLEETMVVKNQAQRLEKHVVLMDPMANLEKKMVLKNQAQRLKMQVVLMDPMPNLEEKMVLKNQAQRLEKHVVLMDPMAILEKKMVLKNQAQRLKMQVVLMDPMPNLEEKMVLKNQAQTLEKQVVLMDQVKHVEERVVLQNHMQNLKVQAVQTIPMKMHKKQVVCRNQMQNQVVLMVEWDRLVGMGDWMNKMVKHLSKNMVLMVGTDKPERDLMDQSGTLEQVGLQDQRDNLEAQMVLRNQKNESNKWVVLVVDRKKLDDMDEAPEHQWTELQDPAALELLEEQNLDRGCTEDPLQSVILKNISKVALKKSDLEQPQDYVPVPPIVEAQPGESGALMETACEDEGVSEVEENQPENHTPSTGYKILKGFVIGAAVVLTVIMASRRLPSIFRLRI; this is encoded by the exons ATGAACGTGTTCTCCTGTCGGACTGTTCCATCTGACGAAGACGAGCCGCACAGGCAGGTAAACGAACCGGAGAAGaaggtaaagaagagaaaatggtggcagagacgccagaaGGTAGAGATGCAGGACGTGGAGGGTGAGAAGGGAAATGAGGTGATGGTAGAGAGGGAGAGTGAAGGATTGGAGAACCAGGTAACACATGTGGAAGAGCAGATGGTTCTGGAGAACCAAACAGAAAAACTGGAAGAGCAGGTGGTTCTGGAGAACCAAATACAGAACCTGGAGAAGCAGGTTGCTCAGGAGAGTCAGATGGATAAATTGGATGAGCAGGCAGTTCTAGAGGACCAGAAGCTGGTAAAGAAGATAGTTCTGGTTATAGAGATAGTGATGAAGGAGGTAGAGGTGCAGGTGGCTCCGCTGTACCCCATGTCAAATTTAGAGAATAAAATGGTCCTCAAAAACCAGGCACAAAGGCTGGAGAAGCAGGTGGTCCTGCTGGACCCAATGCCAAATTTAGAGGATAAAATGGTCCTCAAAAACCAGGCACAAAGGCTGGAGAAGCAGGTGGTCCTGCTGGACCCCATGCCAAATTTAGAGGAGACAATGGTCGTCAAAAACCAGGCACAAAGGCTGGAGAAGCATGTGGTTCTGATGGACCCCATGGCAAATTTAGAGAAGAAAATGGTCCTCAAAAACCAGGCACAAAGACTGAAGATGCAGGTGGTTTTGATGGACCCCATGCCAAACTTAGAAGAGAAAATGGTCCTCAAAAATCAGGCACAAAGGCTGGAGAAGCATGTGGTTCTGATGGACCCCATGGCAATTTTAGAGAAGAAAATGGTCCTCAAAAACCAGGCACAAAGACTGAAGAtgcaggtggttctgatggaccCCATGCCAAACTTAGAGGAGAAAATGGTCCTCAAAAACCAGGCACAAACGCTGGAGAagcaggtggttctgatggaccaGGTGAAGCATGTGGAGGAACGGGTGGTTCTTCAGAACCACATGCAAAACTTGAAGGTTCAGGCAGTTCAGACAATCCCAATGAAGATGCATAAGAAGCAGGTGGTTTGTAGAAACCAAATGCAGAACCAGGTGGTTCTCATGGTGGAATGGGACCGGCTGGTAGGTATGGGTGATTGGATGAACAAAATGGTGAAGCATCTGAGTAAGAACATGGTTTTGATGGTTGGGACTGATAAACCTGAGAGGGATCTGATGGACCAGTCAGGGACTTTGGAGCAGGTGGGTTTACAGGACCAGAGAGATAATCTGGAAGCACAGATGGTTCTGAGGAACCAAAAGAATGAATCAAACAAGTGGGTGGTTCTAGTCGTGGATAGAAAGAAACTGGATGACATGGATGAAGCACCTGAGCACCAGTGGACAGAATTGCAGGATCCAGCAGCTTTGGAGCTCCTGGAAGAGCAGAACCTGGATAGAGGATGCACTGAAG ATCCACTACAGTCTGTCATTCTGAAGAACATCTCCAAGGtggctttaaaaaaatcggACCTCGAGCAGCCGCAGGACTACGTCCCAGTTCCTCCCATCGTTGAAGCCCAACCTGGAGAGTCCGGGGCTCTGATGGAGACCGCGTGTGAAGATGAAG GCGTGTCCGAAGTTGAGGAGAACCAGCCTGAGAACCACACGCCCAGTACCGGCTACAAGATCCTCAAAGGGTTTGTCATCGGCGCTGCTGTCGTGTTGACGGTCATCATGGCTTCCCGTCGACTGCCCTCGATCTTCAGGCTCCGAATCTGA